The DNA region TTGACGGCCAAGAGGTGCAACATTTGCCTTCCCATGAGATTGCATTGAAAGGATTTGTTCGAACATTTCAAGTGGCACGGGTATTGTCACGGCTGTCAGTCTTAGAAAATATGCTCCTCGCAGCACAGCATCAAACTGGTGAAAATATTCTTAAAGTTTGGTTTCAGCAGGGCAATATTCGTCGTCAGGAAAGAGCGAATCGTGAAAAAGCGATGGCGATTTTAGAGTCTGTCGGATTAGCAGAAAAAGCGCAAGATTATGCGGGTGCATTGTCTGGTGGGCAGAGAAAACTTCTCGAAATGGCGCGGGCCTTGATGAGTGATCCGAAATTAATCTTGCTCGATGAGCCTGCTGCTGGGGTAAATCCGACGCTAATCAACCAGATTTGTGATCACATTGTGCGATGGAATAGTGAGGGAATTTCATTCCTGATTATTGAACACAATATGGACGTGATTATGACTCTCTGTAACCATATTTGGGTGTTGGCGGAAGGGACAAATTTGGCGGATGGCACACCGACAGAAATTCAGAATAATGACCAAGTTCTTGAAGCATATTTAGGATCGTAATTTTAGTGAAATTTCTTTTAACGAATGACGATGGCATTGATGCACCAGGCATTGCAGCTCTAAATCAGGCGATCGCCGGACAAAAAGTTATTGTTGCGCCAAAACATCAAATGTCAGAATGTGGACATCGGTTTACGGTGCGATCGCCTATCGATGTAGAACAACGTTCTGAAGAAGCCTATGCAGTGGATGGCACTCCGGCAGATTGTACGCGGTTAGGCCTGAGTCAATTTGCGGCAGATGTGGACTGGGTATTATCTGGGGTAAATGCTGGCGGTAATCTCGGCGTCGATATTTATACCTCTGGCACTGTTGCATCGGTGCGGGAAGCAACCATTCTCGGTAAACAGGCGATCGCCTTTTCCCATTTTATTCGGCGTCCCCTCGAAATTGACTGGGACTTAGTGACCCATTGGACGACAAAGATTTTTAATGAGTTGAGCGAAAAAGACCTTAAAAAAAATCATTTCTGGAATGTGAATTTACCGCATTTAGTACCCGAAAAAACTCCCGAAGTAATCTACTGTCAACGAAGTACAGCTCCAATGCAAGTTGCTTACGAAAAAATCGAGTCTACCTATCAGTATTCAGGTAGCTATGTCGATCGACCACGCCAATCGAATACCGATGTGGATATTTGTTTTTCTGGCAATATTGCTATTACCCAAATCTCGATTTAAAGGATATTTTAGCTACTAAATAAAAAAGCTAATAATAGTTTAAGTATCCATAGGAAGACAATAGAGCTGATCGCAATAACGAGAACAATAGCTCCGAAGATAAGAATGATTGGTTTCCAGTCAACTTTTTCAGTATTTGTTTCTGTAAGCTCTGACTCTTTAGAATTCCCTTCTTTCAGTTGCGGAACATCTTTTTCAAGTAGTTCTATATTTTTTTGATTAGCTTTCCATGCCACATCAAAAAGATCGCCAGCAACGGGAACCGAACCCGCTAAACTATCTACCAGAATATTAGTAGCCATCTTAACGAGGGTTTCCTGTTTGGCACCGAGACTTGCTGCTTCAAATACGATATAGCTTGAAACAATGAGTGTTAAATAATCGCCGATAGCTGGAAATAAACCGATAATTGGATCGAGTCCGATTTTTTGTTTTGTTCCGGGAATTGGGATGGCATTATCGAGCAGTTTACTCAGCGTTTTGATCTTTTTTAGTCGCTTCAGTTTAGCCGCACTCATAATGATATTTTCCTTATTGATATAGCAAGTTTAGTTTAAATAGTCTTCTAGATTCCAGCCTAAACACTCAATTATTTTTTGAAAATCTTTGAAGATAATATCTTTATTGGTTGCAGTTAGAGATGGGATATGAACAAAAGTCACTTGGGTCGACAACTGCTTTTTTTGGAGATATTCCAACACATGAAAATATAAGCCTTCGCAAACAAATTTCCCAGCATCATTACTAACTGTTGCTTGTCTTAGATTTCCACAAAATTTTTCTAGATTGAGCTGAGTTTGAAAGTGTTTTTCCTTGTAAGAGGCTTGAGATTCTAAGGTTAATATTTGACGAGATTCTGCCATACCACAGCACAAGATGATATCAGGCTGATGTTGGGCGATCGCCGCAATGACTTTTTTACTGGCAAGTTTAGTATCTACTATTAACTGGCGCAGAAAAATAAGCTCAACTTTGGGGAAGTCGAGATCTTGAACCAATGCCAAAAGATCATCTGAAGAATTACTTTGTTGGTGCTCTAACCAAGGTCGAAAAGAGGTTAGTAAAATCTTGCGAGTAGACATTACTCAGCTGATTTGAGTTGTTTGAGACCATACTCTGCCGCAGCACGAATTTGAGGGTGATCATCCTTCGCCATAAATTTCAATGCCGCTAAACTTTTCTCGCAAGGTAAATTTCCCAATGCTTCTGCAAGACGTCGCTTAATGAGCCAGTTATCCGATGAAGCAAAGGCTAATAACTTATCAACGGTATCCACTGCACCAATTTCTCCGAGGGCGGCGATCGCCGCTTGCTGGATCACGACTTCCTCACTGTTCAGAGCTTGAAGTAACGCATCCTTCGCTTCTGGTTTCCCGAGATTTCCTAGAGAAACAGCCGCACTAAATCGCACTAACCAAGACGTATCTTCATAAAATGCCCGCAGCAATGGTTGCAATGCCCGTTCATCTTCCAAATAACCCAGTGCTCCTGCTGCATCCGCCCGAATACCATAGTCTTTATCTGTTTCCAGTAGCTTGATCAGCAATCCATAGGACTCATTCGTTTGCTTTACACCGAGGGCAAAAACTGCCATAGAGCGAATTTGTAGCACATCATCATCAAGGACTTTTTTGATTAATGGCATTGATTCTTCTGCGTTATAGTCCCGTAAATTTGCCAACGCAATCATTCGATCGCGAGAATTCTCACTATCGAGTTGCTGAGAAATTTCGGCTAAACTGAGTTGGGGCATTACAAAACCTGTATGAAAGCTTAATAAAATTGTAATGAATGCCACAAGACTTTTTCAATGGAGCATAGTGAGGTGAACCCTACTAATCCGGTTGTGTTGGTGCATGGTTTTCTAGATCGCCAATATATTTTTAAATCGATGGTGCGTTATCTCAAAGCCAAAGGTTGGAGTGTTTATGCACTCGACCTTATTCCGAATGATGGGCGGAAGTCCCTACCGGAATTGGCATCGCAGTTACAGCTTTTTATTGAAGAAAACCTTAATCATTACCCAAATTTCGATTTGCTCGGCTTTAGTATGGGCGGCTTGGTGACTCGGTATTATCTCCAGCGAATGGGCGGTAATGAGCGAGTGGAACGTTATATTAATGTTTCTGCTCCAAATAATGGCACTTTGACGGCTTTTAGTCTGCCATTTCCGGGAATTAAACAAATGCGCCCCAATAGCGAATTTCTCGAAGATTTAAATCATGATGTGGAATCTTGCCTCGAAAAAATCCGGGTGACTTGGATGTGGACACCATTTGATTTGATGATTTTGCCAGCAGACAGTACACGTCTTCCCATTGGGCGCGAAGTGAAACTACCAGTAGCATTTCATCCATGGATGCTCAGTGACCCAAAAGCGCTGGCTGAAATTGAAAAAGCATTACTCGAACCCTAAATCGTGAGGATAATGTTGTGAATGTAGAGGGGAGGATTTGAGGCGATCGCCAAACATTGTGGTCTGATGGCTGCGTGACGAGATATTGCACTTTACTGGGATTTGTGAATAGGAGCTAAAAACTTAGTCTAGACTGCTGAGATTAGATAAACCCTAAAACGAGTCGGTATCAGCTGTACCCAGTTTTGCATTATCAATGAAGAAAAAACTAGGCTTTCTCGGCAGTATCACAATCGAGCAAGATGGTTCTAAACACTTTCGTTTAGTCTATCGGCCAATTTTATTGTGGCTATGTTCTGTTTTTTTGAGCCTTGTTTTAGGCGCACCTTGTGTCTGGGCAATTATTAATCATTCTGATTTTCGGATCTTTGCTAGCTTATCCTGTATGGGATTTATCTTTTTTGCAATTGATTTACTCCGTCATTTAGGCTCGATTGTGACAATAGATTTTAGTAAATCCCAAGGCTATTTCAGATATAAAAAGAGTCTCTTCGGTCGTCGATGGCAACAAACATTTAGCCTCAATGAGCTGGTTCGAGTTGAGGCGATCGCCTCACAAAACTCATCGTCAAAAATTTGTTTATTGTTGACCACCGCCAACCCAATTTATATAGACTTATTTCTCAGGCGATCTCCTCATGTGATTGTCAATAAAATCAATCAATTTTTAAATTACTCATAGAAAAAGCAATACCCTAATTCTCCGTAGTCTTTTGGGGGTTAGGACATCGCTAAATCATTATTTAAAGATACTTATTTCTGGAGTTTAGAGTGACTTTTTATCCTGAATCTTTGTATCAAGATTAACCAAAAGGTTATTCCATTCTTCAATTAAGATTGCTGTTGTGGTATCTATAGGTGTTTCTGTCTCTTGGTAGAGACGAGCAACTGCATCCACGGTATCTAGCCAGCTTTGTTGTTGTAAATAATTTGCTGTATCAAAATTTGTTGTAATTTCAGCGTTCCGAGAAACAACGATATCTATAGAGCGACTACCATTAATGTCTAGAACAACATTATCTATATCCTCTTCTAATAATTCCTCTGAAGCCCCACAGGCAACCTCAATCACTGCAAGATAGGTTTCTTGATCAGATAAACCTTCATCGTACTGAGGAACCTTAAGGCTAATCAGACTACCTTCAGTTAATTTATCCTTAACACGAACAATAGGGAAATCAAAATTTGCGGTGTTCTCTAATAAAGTATCTGGGGCAATGGTTAAGTTGGCATCGAGGTCTGGCGCCATATTTTCTTTTGTCTGGAGCGAATCAAAGACTTCTGCCTCTGTAAGGTAAGGGGTTAAATAGAGACTCGCTTGTACAAATGTTTCTTCTTCTTCTGTCTGACTAGGCTCAGCATACAGCCAAAAAGTTGGGTGAGAATTCCCTGTTGTACTAAATTTATGCTCTGGGATGATAGCGGCATAGGTGCAACTATCTGTCACAACAATTGATGTCTCTTCTTCACTGCGGGTTGCGCCACCCGTACCGCCTTGAAGACCACCATTTTCATCGGGTGGTGCGTCAAAATTTGCTTCTTGGAAGAGTTTAGATGTTGGCGGAGAAGACTGAGCATAGCTAGTTTCCGCAATAGCAGCGATCGCCACCATGCTGAGTAGCGCGAGTTTAAGGGATTTTGATAGAAGAGAAAACATGTGGGATCGTAGATACTTAGAAAGTTCTGGATAGTATGACGTTATTGGTCAGACAAAAGATTCAGCTATCGAAAAATATTATTTCAGAGCACAGCGAAAATTTTGGGGAAGTTTTATTCTCTATTTTCTAGAAGAAGCTGATGATTTCCGACAATTTTCCGATGAAGTTTTAATAATATCCATATAAGGCTAATTGACCCTCGCTAGAACCAGTTGCCCACCATGACAAAAGGTGCCCAATAGTACGGGTGCTGGAAAGCCGAATTTTCTGAGAGCAAGGATAGTTGAGCTTGGCGCAGGGCTTCGGATTTGGTTGTGTTTGGCTGCTGTAAGTTTTCATAAAATTTGGCGATCGCCTGGGCTGTGGAAGCATCATTTACTGACCAGAGGGTTGCCACTGTAGTTCGAACACCAGAGCGAACTGCAAGCCCTGCCAAACCTAGGGCTGCACGGTCATCTCCCGCAGCAGTTTGGCAAGCACTCAGCACCAACAAATCAATCGGGACTTCGTTGGCTAATGAGCGTTGTTCAACGATACTTTTCAAACCTTCAATCGAAATTTTTTCGTCCCAAGTCAGCAAAAATGTTTCATTGGGATCAGAGCTAAATTGTCCGTGAGTCGCGAGGTGGACGATGGGGTAAGCAAATTCGTCAATTGTGCTTTGAAAGGCTTTTGTCGTGAATGAATCGTTAAAGAGAGTTTGTTCGGTAAAACTTTTCCTAATGGTTTCAACTTCGGCAGCAACAGCGGGTAAAGCGCTAAATCCTTGGCGGGCTTCAGTGAGGGCCCCAATAATCATTTGTTGGGATTGTTTGCTAGAAAGTTCCGGGGGCTGGAGGAGTTGTAAACCTGGGGTGAGGGCGATCGCATATTTCTCGATGAGATACCGTTGTCCATCATGCAAAGCTGCCATCGGAATATTCCGCAGACCACCGTCCAACACAAAAACAAGGGTTTGAATATCTTGCTCTTTTAACTGTGGTTCAACGGGCTGAATGAGCCACTGGTAAAGGCCTTGGGAGAGTTGTAGACGAGAAACATTCGGATAGCTTGGGTTGAGAATAGCTCGCCGCTGTCGCTGAATCACCTTTTCTAGATCGGTCTGCTTCGCGGGAGTGCTGTGGTAGATGTATTGGTCTTGGGGGTCTGTTTTTGTTTTATCCGAATTATTTTTAGTTTGGGGCGATCGCCCTGAAGGAAGATAAGTGATGACTGCAAGGCGTTCAGGCAAAATAATGGGATAAACGACGGCAGCGTGGGGATCGTTATTTTGGATTAGCTCATTAATAGAAGTCGGCTCAAGATCGATGCAGGCAGTCCGAAAAAAGTTTGCCAACTCAGACACTTGTAGAGCTTCGATTACTCCGCGGGCAGCTTCAATATTTTGGCGACTCGGCTGGTCTTGACCAGCAGTTGGCGTGAGTAAAACATCGACATATTCGCGATAAATAGGTTCAACACGTTCTCGAAAATCAAACTGGACATCTGTATCAACAGCGATTAGATCACCTCGGATTTTGTTCAACGCTGTGATCGCAATGTCATAGTAATTAGCCGATAATTTATAGTTTTGCGCTTTATCGTTGGGGCGATCGCCATTTTGATCTCCTTGTTCGCGGTAGGTTTTGCCAAGTTGACTAGCCCACCGGAAAATCAGATCTTCGGCATTGAGCATCTGGGATAACTCAAATGCTTGTTGCGAAAAGGTTTGGGCTTTAGTAAGCTGATTTTGTTTGAGATAAAATACACCCAATGTGCCAAGGGCATAGGATTCGGCACGGACATCATTAAGGGTCTGAGCTTTGGCGATCGCCTCATGAAGCAATTCGACAATTTGTTGGGGTTGGGAATAATCAGGAATGCGTTGCAAACTATCGGCGAAATTTACCAAGGCATAAATATTACTGCGATTGGCAGGTAGCCCAAGGATTTTTGTTTGTAGTTCTGCCTGAATGTCCTGGATTTGGCCATACTTCTTCTGTTCGACAAGAACACGCAGTTGACTCAGTAATGCCTTGACACGAATAGTTTCGCTATCAGCTTCTGAATAGGCTTTCTCATAATAGGCGATCGCCTCATTTCCCTTTTTTTGTTGCTTGGCAATACTCCCTAAGTGCAAATAAATAGTCGTAGGATTAATTTGATTATCTTCAGCAATTTTTAAACTTTTCTCAAATGCTGTTTTGGCACTTAAAATCTCATCGATATCTTTATCTTGATTTTCCTTCTCTGTTGCTTTTGTTTGAGATAAATCATCTTCCAATTGCCCAATAGCGACTAAAGCCAAACCCAAACTTCGGAGCTGTTGAATTTGTAATAATGGGTCACTTCCTTGAAGCACTTGTGGCGTTAGCTCGCTGAGAATATTACGAGCACGCCGATAAAAACCGAGGGTTTGTAATGCTTGAGATTGATTGATTCGAGTACCAAGAATGCCTGTTTTATCATCGAGTTTACGATAGAGTTTTTCTGCCTGTTGCCATGTTTGAAATGCAGTTTCTGCCTGTCCTTTTTTTAGCTGTAAACGACCTTGGTTATTTAAACTTTGGGCATAGGTGAAAGTTGCCTGATCTTGTCCTTGAAAGGCGATCGCCTCAGAGAGAGATTGTTCGGCTGCATCCCATAATCCCAGTTGTTGTTGCGTGAGGGAGAGGATGTTGAGGTAATAGGCTATATCTTCTTGATTATTTTGTTGACGGGCAGTGGCGATCGCCTGTTCAAGTAATGCGTTTGCTTCGGTATAACGTTCTTGTGAATAGGCCTGTTTAATCGCTGCAGTAAGGGCCTCGCCTGTTTGTCGCTGTGAGATAGATGGCGAGACATTAGGCATTGTGAAGCTGTAGCTCGTTGCACTGAGGAGACTCCCC from [Leptolyngbya] sp. PCC 7376 includes:
- a CDS encoding ABC transporter ATP-binding protein produces the protein MSDPSLLLQASGLRKSFGGIHAVQNAYIDVPQGNITGLIGPNGAGKTTLFNLLSNFIQPDEGKVIFDGQEVQHLPSHEIALKGFVRTFQVARVLSRLSVLENMLLAAQHQTGENILKVWFQQGNIRRQERANREKAMAILESVGLAEKAQDYAGALSGGQRKLLEMARALMSDPKLILLDEPAAGVNPTLINQICDHIVRWNSEGISFLIIEHNMDVIMTLCNHIWVLAEGTNLADGTPTEIQNNDQVLEAYLGS
- the surE gene encoding 5'/3'-nucleotidase SurE, whose protein sequence is MKFLLTNDDGIDAPGIAALNQAIAGQKVIVAPKHQMSECGHRFTVRSPIDVEQRSEEAYAVDGTPADCTRLGLSQFAADVDWVLSGVNAGGNLGVDIYTSGTVASVREATILGKQAIAFSHFIRRPLEIDWDLVTHWTTKIFNELSEKDLKKNHFWNVNLPHLVPEKTPEVIYCQRSTAPMQVAYEKIESTYQYSGSYVDRPRQSNTDVDICFSGNIAITQISI
- a CDS encoding DUF4112 domain-containing protein; translation: MSAAKLKRLKKIKTLSKLLDNAIPIPGTKQKIGLDPIIGLFPAIGDYLTLIVSSYIVFEAASLGAKQETLVKMATNILVDSLAGSVPVAGDLFDVAWKANQKNIELLEKDVPQLKEGNSKESELTETNTEKVDWKPIILIFGAIVLVIAISSIVFLWILKLLLAFLFSS
- a CDS encoding pyrrolidone-carboxylate peptidase; protein product: MSTRKILLTSFRPWLEHQQSNSSDDLLALVQDLDFPKVELIFLRQLIVDTKLASKKVIAAIAQHQPDIILCCGMAESRQILTLESQASYKEKHFQTQLNLEKFCGNLRQATVSNDAGKFVCEGLYFHVLEYLQKKQLSTQVTFVHIPSLTATNKDIIFKDFQKIIECLGWNLEDYLN
- a CDS encoding HEAT repeat domain-containing protein; amino-acid sequence: MPQLSLAEISQQLDSENSRDRMIALANLRDYNAEESMPLIKKVLDDDVLQIRSMAVFALGVKQTNESYGLLIKLLETDKDYGIRADAAGALGYLEDERALQPLLRAFYEDTSWLVRFSAAVSLGNLGKPEAKDALLQALNSEEVVIQQAAIAALGEIGAVDTVDKLLAFASSDNWLIKRRLAEALGNLPCEKSLAALKFMAKDDHPQIRAAAEYGLKQLKSAE
- a CDS encoding triacylglycerol lipase — its product is MEHSEVNPTNPVVLVHGFLDRQYIFKSMVRYLKAKGWSVYALDLIPNDGRKSLPELASQLQLFIEENLNHYPNFDLLGFSMGGLVTRYYLQRMGGNERVERYINVSAPNNGTLTAFSLPFPGIKQMRPNSEFLEDLNHDVESCLEKIRVTWMWTPFDLMILPADSTRLPIGREVKLPVAFHPWMLSDPKALAEIEKALLEP
- a CDS encoding CHAT domain-containing protein, translating into MKNRSYIFGLIGGCALWGSLLSATSYSFTMPNVSPSISQRQTGEALTAAIKQAYSQERYTEANALLEQAIATARQQNNQEDIAYYLNILSLTQQQLGLWDAAEQSLSEAIAFQGQDQATFTYAQSLNNQGRLQLKKGQAETAFQTWQQAEKLYRKLDDKTGILGTRINQSQALQTLGFYRRARNILSELTPQVLQGSDPLLQIQQLRSLGLALVAIGQLEDDLSQTKATEKENQDKDIDEILSAKTAFEKSLKIAEDNQINPTTIYLHLGSIAKQQKKGNEAIAYYEKAYSEADSETIRVKALLSQLRVLVEQKKYGQIQDIQAELQTKILGLPANRSNIYALVNFADSLQRIPDYSQPQQIVELLHEAIAKAQTLNDVRAESYALGTLGVFYLKQNQLTKAQTFSQQAFELSQMLNAEDLIFRWASQLGKTYREQGDQNGDRPNDKAQNYKLSANYYDIAITALNKIRGDLIAVDTDVQFDFRERVEPIYREYVDVLLTPTAGQDQPSRQNIEAARGVIEALQVSELANFFRTACIDLEPTSINELIQNNDPHAAVVYPIILPERLAVITYLPSGRSPQTKNNSDKTKTDPQDQYIYHSTPAKQTDLEKVIQRQRRAILNPSYPNVSRLQLSQGLYQWLIQPVEPQLKEQDIQTLVFVLDGGLRNIPMAALHDGQRYLIEKYAIALTPGLQLLQPPELSSKQSQQMIIGALTEARQGFSALPAVAAEVETIRKSFTEQTLFNDSFTTKAFQSTIDEFAYPIVHLATHGQFSSDPNETFLLTWDEKISIEGLKSIVEQRSLANEVPIDLLVLSACQTAAGDDRAALGLAGLAVRSGVRTTVATLWSVNDASTAQAIAKFYENLQQPNTTKSEALRQAQLSLLSENSAFQHPYYWAPFVMVGNWF